In Rhizophagus irregularis chromosome 1, complete sequence, one genomic interval encodes:
- a CDS encoding uncharacterized protein (SECRETED:cutsite_TVA-HE; SECRETED:prob_0.5785); SECRETED:SignalP(1-23): MRIQIIVILLSSLIFSSILLTVAHEDRYEIDVNTKVLHKGHTNKEKTKHDDDDNDDHDHDHDHDHDDDNDHDDCDNDDDDDGPKESDKNKDDHDHDHDEESQNQDSPGQSHEHNSGDANTSETHSSPKTSKSPIESSPPTAHEPSPLKHSPKSSPPSDSSSDSSPSDSSPKSSPPDDSSPSGPPPKSSPPDDSSPSGPPPKSSPPDDSPHSSPSDSSPKSSPPNGSSPSGSPPKSPPPDDSSPSGSPPKSSPPDDSSPSESPPKSPPPSDSSPDSSPSDSSSPKSSPPSDSSPDSSPSDSSPKSSPKSSPPNDSSPSGSPPKSSPPDDSSPSDSSPKSSPPNDSSPSGPPKSSPPNDSSPSGSPPKSSPPDGSSPSDSSPKSSPPDDSSPSDSPPKSSPPDDSSPKSSPKTSPSDDSSPSDSSPKSSPPSDSSPKSSPPNSSPKSSLPGSSTPGSSPKSPPSLPASPPTGLPPTIDPIPPKGALPSEAPGHELPPEPTFTVTVGVPKTPVSPNFSSPSPSLLAGSDANKPIILEPKSMILAGIIFGLVGVFFTLL, translated from the exons atgagaattcaaattattgttattttattatcttcattGATATTTTCTTCGATTTTATTAACAGTTGCACACGAAGATAGATATGAAATCGATGTAAATACAAAGGTGTTACATAAGGGACATACAAATAAGGAAAAAACAAAACACGACGACGACGACAACGACGACCACGATCACGATCACGATCACGATCACGACGACGACAACGACCACGACGACTGCGACAatgatgacgatgatgatggTCCAAAAGAATCGGATAAAAACAAAGATGATCATGATCATGATCATGATGAAGAGTCACAAAACCAGGATTCACCAGGACAATCACA TGAACATAATTCTGGTGATGCAAATAC AAGTGAAACGCATTCATCTCCTAAAACTTCGAAATCTCCTATTGAATCTTCACCACCTACAGCACATGAACCTTCACCTCTGAAACATTCACCCAAATCTTCACCACCTTCAGATTCTTCATCTGATTCTTCACCTTCAGATTCTTCACCCAAATCTTCGCCCCCAGACGATTCTTCACCTTCAGGTCCTCCACCCAAATCTTCACCCCCAGACGATTCTTCACCTTCAGGTCCTCCGCCCAAATCTTCACCTCCAGACGATTCTCCACATTCTTCACCTTCAGATTCTTCACCCAAATCTTCGCCCCCAAACGGTTCATCACCTTCAGGTTCTCCACCTAAATCACCGCCTCCAGACGATTCTTCACCTTCAGGTTCTCCACCTAAATCTTCGCCTCCAGACGATTCTTCACCTTCAGAATCTCCACCCAAATCTCCACCTCCCTCTGATTCTTCACCTGATTCTTCACCTTCAGATTCTTCATCACCTAAGTCTTCACCTCCATCCGATTCATCACCAGATTCATCACCTTCAGATTCATCACCTAAATCTTCACCCAAATCTTCGCCTCCAAATGACTCTTCACCTTCAGGTTCTCCACCCAAATCTTCACCTCCAGATGATTCTTCGCCTTCAGATTCATCACCCAAATCTTCGCCTCCAAATGATTCTTCACCCTCAGGTCCACCCAAATCTTCACCTCCAAATGATTCTTCGCCTTCAGGTTCTCCACCCAAATCTTCACCTCCAGACGGTTCATCACCTTCAGATTCATCACCCAAATCTTCTCCTCCAGACGATTCATCACCTTCAGATTCTCCACCCAAATCTTCACCTCCAGATGATTCATCACCTAAATCTTCACCCAAAACTTCACCTTCAGACGATTCATCACCTTCAGATTCATCACCCAAATCTTCACCACCTTCAGATTCTTCACCTAAATCTTCACCACCAAATTCTTCACCTAAATCATCGCTTCCAGGTTCCTCAACTCCAGGTTCTTCACCCAAATCTCCACCTTCATTACCTGCTTCACCTCCAACTGGTTTACCACCCACAATAGATCCTATTCCTCCTAAAGGTGCACTACCATCAGAAGCACCTGGACATGAACTACCACCAGAACCTACTTTTACAGTTACTGTTGGAGTTCCTAAAACTCCAGTATCACCAAATTTTAGTTCACCAAGTCCAAGTCTGTTGGCAGGTAGTGATGCTAATAAGCCAATAATTTTAGAACCTAAATCTATGATCTTAGCCGGTATAATTTTCGGATTAGTTGGTGTATTCTTTACTTTACtttag